From Methanocella paludicola SANAE, a single genomic window includes:
- a CDS encoding aminopeptidase: MIDEKIYPKLAEDVLGSLDVQEGDAVLISGGTHEQKFLEEIGIAVAKRGGQPFITAVSNDYQKRLLDTCTVQQLKKMPKIMMGVVQAMDAYVIVEPYSDPSIKKHFREKLQARSEGNFPVMQIIYGKPGKRWLYMGWATDGMARMYNVPLSELEKLVIGGCLIDYGILKEDCEHVMRVLHNAKYVHVTDPHGTDFRLDIEGRRLNPDDGVLTPEKVAVGDLGGNLPAGEVFVAPVETYGSGTIYCPLTIDDLTRGTIIKGVRLKFKDGTLLPDECTAEHNQEVLRDTLHKMTELDKEKYGAENALKVAELGIGLNPVIDRAIGYILTDEKIGGSVHVAFGRSDMYGGNVSSNMHWDFVTAPDVTLEVEYRDGKKKLMMKDGQLLR, from the coding sequence ATGATCGACGAGAAGATATACCCGAAGCTGGCGGAGGACGTCCTGGGCTCGCTCGACGTGCAGGAGGGCGACGCTGTTTTAATAAGCGGGGGAACGCACGAACAGAAGTTCCTGGAGGAGATCGGCATCGCCGTGGCGAAGCGCGGCGGCCAGCCGTTCATCACCGCAGTATCCAACGATTACCAGAAGCGCCTCCTGGATACGTGCACGGTCCAGCAGCTCAAGAAGATGCCCAAGATCATGATGGGCGTGGTCCAGGCCATGGACGCCTACGTTATCGTCGAGCCGTACAGCGACCCGAGCATTAAGAAGCACTTCCGGGAAAAGCTCCAGGCGCGCTCCGAGGGCAACTTCCCGGTCATGCAGATCATCTATGGTAAGCCAGGTAAGCGCTGGCTGTACATGGGCTGGGCTACGGACGGCATGGCACGGATGTATAACGTTCCGTTGAGCGAGCTGGAAAAGCTCGTGATCGGCGGCTGCCTCATAGATTACGGTATTTTAAAAGAGGACTGCGAGCATGTGATGCGGGTCCTCCACAACGCGAAGTACGTGCACGTTACCGACCCGCACGGCACCGACTTCCGGCTGGACATCGAGGGCCGGCGCCTGAACCCGGACGACGGCGTGCTCACTCCCGAGAAAGTGGCGGTGGGCGACCTGGGCGGCAACCTGCCTGCAGGCGAGGTCTTCGTGGCGCCAGTGGAGACCTACGGCAGCGGCACCATTTACTGTCCTTTGACCATCGACGACCTGACCCGGGGCACCATCATCAAAGGCGTACGGCTCAAGTTCAAGGACGGGACGCTGCTCCCTGACGAGTGCACGGCCGAGCATAACCAGGAAGTGCTGCGCGATACCCTGCACAAGATGACGGAGCTGGATAAGGAGAAATACGGGGCGGAAAACGCCCTGAAGGTGGCGGAGCTGGGCATCGGCCTGAACCCCGTCATCGACCGCGCCATCGGCTATATCCTCACGGACGAGAAGATCGGCGGCTCGGTGCACGTGGCCTTCGGCCGGAGCGACATGTACGGCGGCAACGTTTCGAGCAACATGCACTGGGACTTCGTCACGGCACCCGACGTTACTCTAGAGGTCGAATACAGGGATGGCAAAAAGAAGCTGATGATGAAGGACGGCCAGCTTCTGCGCTAG